The Acropora muricata isolate sample 2 chromosome 7, ASM3666990v1, whole genome shotgun sequence genomic interval tcaatTAGGAAAAGGCTCTGTCAGCGGCAAATGAAAAAGTTCTGCACCGGTGCGGTTACTTTGAGAAGCTATTGTCGTCCAACAGTAAACAAGGCTTTTTCTTTGAAGACAAGGTAAATCGTGATTTGTATTAAAGTATGCCAAGACAAGATTCTTGGTTTTATGGCCAGACTAGTGGCTGACCAGCTCAGGTGAAGGTGGAACGAAACAGCGTAAACTTCAGTGCTCGCTAAAACTTCAGGCTATTCTCCAGTTAGTCAATGCTTCCCAATACCGTTGGTGATAAATAATCCCAAAGCAAAAGATTATCACTGCGGGGTGGTGCCCCTCTCCGTTCTGGACATATTTCATCGCTATCTTATTTTCGCCCGTTTTGACTTCCATGTAAACCCAACGATCTGCCCACATGCCTCCGAGTTTAGTATTATGATTGAAAATAAGTAACCTGACCccaaaataatattgttatggTATTAATGAAAATGTTGGTACTAACACTTTTAAAACTGTTTCAAAGTACAAGCAGATGCTCTGTGATCTGTCCAATATGATCTTaccatttgcttttgttgtttacaGCTGACGTACGGTGACTTAGTGGTGTTCACATTCTTGAACAGCTATTTTTTGAAAGGGAGCTCCGAAGGAATTCCAGACCAACTGAAAGATTTTCCTTGTTTGTGTACTTGGTACGAGCTTGTTAGAACGCAACCTAAAGTTCTGGAATGGCTTCAAAATCCCCCCACAGATATGGTTGAGTACATTTATTGAGATACCTGAGAACGTTTACTTTCATACTATCTTAAAATGTTCAACAGtgaaaaacaactgaaataaaagTTGAGTTTATCGCTGGACTCTTATTGCTGTCTCATGTTCTCACTGTGATATTGGTTCTACACCCTCCTCTTCCTCCAATATACACAAACTAAAACCGTCCGTCAAACGATCAGTAGGGACAGTACAGACCACCAATGCTTCAACCGCTTTGAAAGACGATCCGTATACAACCCGTTAGTGATATGCACACCTGTGTTGGGCGAGGCCTGTGAGAGTTTGACGAGCCGTATGGACTGTAGAGACCGTCAAGGCATAAGTCGGTCTGTATACGGTCGGTAAAGAAGAAAGTAGTGAACGAGCTAGACATATATATGTAAGCCTCGCTCTTAAAACGCTTGAGAACAAGTCACTCGTTGCAAAACAAAGGAACTTAACATGCATGTTATTCGTAAAGCgctattttacatttttttcggAAATAATGTGAGCAACCGACACTTTCGGAAAACAAACACACTAAACAGTTCGGTCTGCCCCATTCCGGCATAAAGCGTTAACGCCAAatgtcttttttctttaaattcaaAAAAGCGCTCACGTGAGCGTTAGATTTTGTCGGAAATGAAGTGAGCAACCTGCACTAAAAGCATAACAAATACACTAAACAGCTAGTTATTTACGCCTCGATCTTAAAGCGCTGCCGACAAATAGcttttttcccttgaaagcgACAGATGAACGCTAAGCATTCTTGTACGTATGCCTCGCCCGTGAAGCGTTATGAAGTCACTCATTGCATGAATTAAAGTCGGAAAAACCATGAGAAACGGACTGAAATATGTATGGCATTCCTAAAGCGCTTACGCACGGGTGTGTGTGGTCGGAAATGAAGGAAGCAACCCACAGCTAAAGCACAACAAATGTATAAAACAGTATATGTACCTCGTTCTTAAACCGTGCATGAGAAATTGGCGTTGTTCCCAAACAAGTGTCATACAAAGGCTACAGGAACTCGTGAATGTTTTTTGTTACGGCCATGTCAGTTCTCGAGGAAAAGGGAAACTGCTGGCAAACGCTTAAAGTTCtcctgaaacgaaattttcgcatgtgagatttttacgtaataataaagtttgaaccttactggGAAATACTGCCAACCTTTTTTTCAGCCGTTCGAATTTGACCGGTTGAGcctaaaattggcggccatcttggcgcggccaaaacaacgtagtgacgtcactggttgtattactcacATGCcgcgctgaaaatttagagtgactATGGGAGAAGAGACCAATGTTCAAAGCCtccgaaaaacatttttaggaCAAGTGAAAACGGctcttgaaaatattatccggagtgctcCTGCACGAATCACAGCAACAACACTACTGGTCTTAGAGTCGCTTTGCTGCGAGGAAACCGGACGCTCACCGCGGAGAAGATTGTGCTACAATGacctttaatctggttgtatctGCTAcatcctacaagttatcacaacAGCAACAATTAAAGAAACACTCGTCTTTTATATGGATGTAACGAATTTAAAGCTATAAAAGGCAATCTAAGCTACCATGACCCTGTGTTTTCAGGAAACGAGAGAAAGCATGACAGCGTCGGCGGCGAAAGATTATATATGCAAATTGTTCAAATTCTGAAAATAAACTTTCGAAACTAGTGACGTTTTAACAAATTACTTTGAACTTGGATACTTATAAATGAAGATCTTAGACACAGTATacgttaaagaactcaaagAAATTCATCGGCTGTGAAATGCTGCATTTGGGCGATACGTGTGAAAGAGTGTTGTTTACACTGATATGTATGCGGCGATAAAGCAAACGCGTCTTGTAGACCACAATTTTAGTTTCAAAGATGCTCTTTGTCTACGACAACAACTCTCACTTATTAGTTTCATAAAGAGATGCCCTCTGTGTGCAATCTAGTACGCGCTGCAAAGCTTGTGGActgttaataattataatttcgtgattgtgcggaTGGCTGATGTGCTTACCGCTTTTAATTATTAATGCAGTAAAGTTACCGAGGATATATATTGAAACCtggtttaaatagaccttaggtaaaaGTGAGAATCCAAgtttcagatccaggctgaaaacaaaatgttcatATATCATGTTCAGGTTTCAGGTTTcaggtcttgatataaaagtagCCACACTCGTCTTCGAAGTCCCCAATCGTGTGTACTCAAGATGTTGGAAAGGtatatactgagctgttctaatctaTGGCATTCATTTTGGTTAATCTACACTCTGGCGCCCTCTAAGgtctatgatgtgtattttctATCTAGGCTGGACAGAAATTGCAAGGTAGGAAATTACTAGGTATCGACAATGTGAAGAATAAactaaatcaagtgaaaacaagagagaatctaTAGCGCTTCGTACGTGAacacaaccagtgacgtcacaaggtcctTAAAcacggttccagagcccggacacagtttTGCTcgaaaaaatttggtttatcaacgcagttgataatgtaaattgaccaccgtacagaggtTGAAAAGCTCAATTTAAcaattatcaactccgttgataaaccaaagtttcgtgtatcactcccccatcgacgcagcaccacagtttttttagaaactaatcccctttactcatttgctggaaaaagtcgatttcggtggctaaaaacagcactttccgtttggatttggcaaaaataaacttcacCATGATTTAAGCAGGTTGCAAACTATAgataaagcaaataaaagaggatacaaaaatttcgtttcagtagcactttaaaagtTAACGTGGATATCGTAACTTCCTTGGAGAGCATAATTTGGTTTGCACACAGTTCGTTTAATTAGCATAGAACTCAAAGCAATTTACATTTAGTTAACGTTGAAATCAACAACGGATGTCGCCTGTCAACTGATATTTAAACGGTAGTAAAGTTATTCAAGGGTTTTCGAAATGCCTGTTTGGAAAGGACTCTTCCTCTTATTCAATTCCACTGGATCCTAAAAACAATCTTTAAAATGTCTCACAGTAGATATCACGTAAACCTTCCCACTGTGTTACAATTATCTAGCATTTTACATGATGCGATGACAAAAATTATTACGACTATTTTTCCTCGAGCAAACCAACAACACTTCAGTTTAACAGCAAACAATTGAACGTGCGATGCCAAAACTTAGGAAACGTAGTTGAATGTACCGTCATGCTAAACAATTACATTGCTAGGGCTGTCATTGTGGAATCGTTTCAGAAAgggaatgataatgatttttttttgatACCGTTCTCACACAATCCCGCTTGGCGTGTATTGTCGGTCCTCTTAGCCAATTTGTCACCTTTTATCTCTTCTTACACTTTGCTTTTGTGCAACTGcccaaggttttttttttcacccttCCCAAGTTTACTTGACGATATCTCAGCTTTCTATTGGCTATTTGTTGCCCATTACATTGCAAACGTTGTGGCTGCTCTTGCTCATTTCACGGCTCAGTCTTCATTATTCCGCTAGTGTCTTAGCGAAATACGGCGAATCGTTTTCAAAAACTAGACCTTGGTCTACTAACATGTTGCCAGATGTATATGACATCGAATGGTCCCTCCTCCCTAATTAAGGAGCTGGGAGAGAAATGTTTGTTTCTTGGAATATTTCAAGTTTGCTGGAAATTCATTTTGTGTCGTGGTTGAACGATGGCATTCGCACGCATGACTCTTTTTTATGAGTGTATCGCCTTTTAAGAAAAGTATTGATATGCTTCCGGTTTAGCAAAGGGATGAAGACATCTTCACCATAGTATGTTTGTAACTAAATCGTGTGTCACAACCGATTGTAAGCCAGCAACCTTCACATACACAAACATACATCTGTGATAAAGGAAAAGACGAAAATTATCCTTGATAAATGACCACAACCCTGGACTAAAGTAAACCCTCCATGGACGGTGCCGTGACAAGCGACCAAGTCCTTCCGATACCACGAAAGTTACTTAGTTACCCACAAACCCTAACTACCACTGACGTCAACTTACGACATGCATTTTTTGTCCGTTTACGAGCCGAATAGCCATTTACAGTCCGTGCAGACCGTACGCATGGTCCACACGTTTCACCGCCTGTAAGGTGAATAGGGGATTGAAATGTTCGAAGTAATGAGATGCATATTTCACTCCGTATACGAACCGAATGCCCACTTTAGGATCAGTACAGACCATAAACTGCTTTTAAGGATCGTGTACGTTTGTGTATATTGGACAACACTCTACGGCTTTTGTCAACCGAAGGATCGAAGGTGATCGTTCAAATTTGAACGTTCAAGGAATGGTTTTTGATACTTCGTCTCTATATGAAGTGGTACTAGTACTTCTGAAACATATAATGTTCTGGCAAGTTCTTTAATAAGCGATGTCTACGAGCACTAACAGTATAATCCGAGCAAGGGAGGTACACATTTGTGCATCTACTAGATGCGACGATGAACGTGTCCTTTCATTCGTTTCAGGGCTTAATGCTCAGTTTTTGGGCGTTTTTCAATCCAGGCGTTTATGTCGGGAACGCTTAGCACGCGGTTATAGTGATCCACCAATGATGAGAAATTCTTTAGTTGCTCTGGCACCTTTGGCTCACCCTGGGCAAGAACGTTGcacaaattgaagaaaatgaGATCGGCATACgttagctgaaaaaaaaagagaaaaaaatgttaaaaggaATTAAATATAAGTCCGTTGGTGTTTAAATTTGTCTTGTTCAGTGGCCCATTATTAATTACTGTAGCTGTTTATATTGGGAAGCGGTGAAGAGTTGCAAAACCCATGGTTATCTTCATTAAATAGTCAGATTTTTACAATCAAACGGAAATGAATATTACTTGTATTTCTTGATGATCATTCAATAACCCCTACTAATCACTTCGTCATTCTAAAGTGAGAGTATGTTTTAAAATTGAGATTTTGCACAGAAACCATCCGAAGTTGTCTGCTATCCAGGAACCACTACACAGCTGTCTATTTCTattgttgttttcgttcttgcttaaagaaaaaataataatacaaaaatatatacatatatacacatTTGCTTCGTATTTATTAGTATGAAACAGCATAATTAGCATACTTTTCATTAAAGCAAGGTCACccccagcctcactttcattcaggcCAGGCAACTCaacacacaactgtaaaatggtttattttttattcttacaTTTTATTGTTATACCTTGATACAAATGGTGTTTCTGTCTTACCTTATCACCgaggaaaaaattgtttccttCATTTCTCTTCTTCAAAATGTTCTGGAATTTTTCCATGCTAGCGGGCAATGTAGTTTCAAAAAACGTTTTACACAGTTCCTCCTATGAAATCAATGTAAGTCTCAtgagagaaaataaaaagaaatgtgaAATTGTAGCTCCTAAGCATCTCAATTCAGGTGCGCTTGCCATTTCCGTCTTTCTTTCAAGCAGCTGCACAATGATATTTCTTGTAGGTTTTCGGGCATTGTAATTGAAGCCAAGGATATGCAATGATAAGTCTATGTGGGGATAAGAGCTGTAGTGCCCATGTTCTCTCTACTTGAACTTGAGTGTATTCTTTCCATCATCACTGGTAGGGTGTGATTAATTTCTTAAGAGTAAAAGTAAACAGTGCTTTGTGTTTTAAAACAAGGGAAAAACCTTTTTAGCTGGATTTTCCTCCAAGAACCATTTAACCATGGCCGAAGTTACGCCCTCTACCGCATCAACAATCATGTCGGCTATCGCTTCATCTTCATCAGAGTTCACAGGGAAAAAGCCTTggaaaatagggaaaaaatgcTAGACAGATTTGCAAAATACACCTGAGCAAACTAACTAGCAAAGGGGGTGGAGGGGgaattaaataagaaaatggtagGGCGGGGCAGAGTGTCTATCCTTTTTTACCCTGATGgcatttatttttaccaaaccTTGGCCAAGTAGAGAACCTTTCCATCAATTCTCTTCTCTAACTCCCCTCGCGTGTCCTTGGTTAGGTAATGTTCTACATTATTTGCTCAGCAGGTTACAGTTTATGAATTATAACTTAGATCCTTCTTCATAttaaaccccaatacaaataaAAACCACATTCCATTAGAAAGAGTGTCATTAAGGGGATTGGGTGTTTAACATTTCCTCCATCTTGCCCATTTGGGACAAAAGCAAGTTGCTGAACACAATACCTGCTTTCTTGCATATGTACTTCGTTATCGCAGAAGACCCTCCAATACAGTGACCACCGGGCGTTTCAATAAATGGCATCACTCCAAAGGGTGGTTTTCCAGCTATAAAcgtgaaaaaagaaagaatcagTAATAGATTgagctcttttttttctcaaaatcacAATTCAAGATCAACAGGGACGACTACATGGAGAAGTGGGTTCTGCCGAATTTTGAGAACTAGATTATGACTGGTAGTCATATCAAATACAGGAGACAGTCATTTTCTACTTGTTTAACATTTAAAGTGATAAAGAAatcatgaaaataatttttcagaGAACTGTGAACTGGACTTCAAAATTTTCAGGCTAAACGATGTGACGTGAAGTGCTCAAAATCTGGATACATTTGAGCGCATTTTAACCCTAACCTTAGAAAAAGGCGTGGTCgtataaaataaagcaaagatgtcaattttgtgtttctttttcgaTCGATCGGAAATGACTCAACAACAAACGGCGACATAAAATTATGCTCGTATTCGTTTCCGCGGGAAAGATCTCAAGTTCATACGATTTTCAACCACAAAATTTGCCAAACGTTATAACCTGACTTaaactttggatttggtttaCGAActtcgaaatcaagtcctcgTCGCGTACCTCGCGAAACGCGAGCCTCTGAGTGGTGTTGCTTTGGATGTCTTCAGCGATCAAAGTGTggagagtgactcctcgataaatcCCTTTACTCGTTCTCAAGATCTCTTTCTCTTTcggaaatcaattttttttaacgctatgaagtttttaagacgccttttgcaaggtctacagcgtaaatgcaGTGGAACAAATTCACCTCTCTGAAGGAAACTGCCGTAGATCTCTTCCGCGGCAAGGAGCAACGTATGattgcttttccaaacaaatttttagaGTGAGAAAAATGTCCCCCAGACTTGCAGATCCTACaagaacttgttgcattactagACGCTACATATATCTTCTTTGATGTCTTCGACATCGCCCCTCGAAGAtgatgctgtgacacaactTAGATGTGTTAtgttttttgacaaattttcccCTTGCATAGTGAGTTAAAGGAAGACGAAATAGCGACTTGGTAACGTCTCGCACCCGCTGTTTTTTCTCACTTTTTGGTAGgtacgtgaccagcctgaaccagggtctttcttccctcgctcccttcGGGGttgggagatgaaagaccctgggaacgaggttgcgtgTATCTCTCGCAATCTCCTCTCCCTTAGTACTCACAATTTAAGCTGGCGCATTTATCATATGTTAACGCTAATTTGTCAACCAATGcgcttttttcaattattacaggtttcctgtttttttctttttttgacagattttgtcttttttgtgtgttttttatCAATGTGATCGAAACGTACAAATTATTTAGCAATTGATCGACTTATGCTAAACTTCCTCCTTCACTTTGCTGaccacctcaaatgctatctACCTTTTAAGGACATTATTTAATTGTTGAGTAAAGATTTAGTAAAAGCATTGAAAGTTAAACAATCGATATTCTGCCATTGGTTGCCATCTGAAAGATGCCCATGGGAACATTGATTTACTCAATGAGAGCCATTTAATAATGCTTAAAAAATGTA includes:
- the LOC136923270 gene encoding glutathione S-transferase 1-like, giving the protein MSGYKLYYFNSRGRAEICRLAFAAAKIEYEDIRFNREEWAKVKESGKPPFGVMPFIETPGGHCIGGSSAITKYICKKAGFFPVNSDEDEAIADMIVDAVEGVTSAMVKWFLEENPAKKEELCKTFFETTLPASMEKFQNILKKRNEGNNFFLGDKLTYADLIFFNLCNVLAQGEPKVPEQLKNFSSLVDHYNRVLSVPDINAWIEKRPKTEH